In Nicotiana tabacum cultivar K326 chromosome 19, ASM71507v2, whole genome shotgun sequence, one DNA window encodes the following:
- the LOC107777913 gene encoding premnaspirodiene oxygenase-like, which translates to MHLSKNISINMQQHFGESIKPNNPPKMQFFNFISFVFFVSFLFLLRKWKNSNSQTKRLPPGPWKLPVLGSMFHLLGGPPHHVLGDLAKKYGPLMHLQLGEVSVVSVTSPEMAKEVLKTHDLAFASRPLLLAAKIVCYNGTDIVFSPYGDYWRQMRKICLLELLSAKNVRSFSSVRRDEVFHMIEFFRSSSGKPVNVSKRISLFTTSMTCRSAFGQEYKEQDEFAQLVKKVSSLMEGFDVADIFPSLKFLHVLSGMKAKVMDAHHELDAILEKIINEHKKIATGKNNNELGGEGLIDVLLRLMKEGGLQFPITNDNIKAIIFDMFGAGTETSSTTIDWAMVEMIKNPSVFAKAQAEVREAFREKETFDENDVEELKYLKLVIKETFRLHPPFPLLLPRESREETDINGYTIPFKTKLMVNVWAIGRDPKYWDDVESFKPERFEHNSMDFIGNNFEYLPFGSGRRMCPGISFGLANVYLPLAQLLYHFDWKLPTGINSSDLDMTESSGVTCARKSDLYLTATPYQLSQE; encoded by the exons ATGCATCTATCAAAAAACATTAgcataaatatgcaacaacacTTTGGAGAATCTATCAAACCAAATAACCCTCCCAAAATGCAGTTCTTCAACttcatttcctttgtcttttttgtGTCTTTCCTCTTTTTATTAAGGAAATGGAAGAACTCCAATAGCCAAACCAAAAGATTGCCTCCAGGTCCATGGAAATTACCTGTACTTGGAAGCATGTTTCATTTGCTAGGTGGACCTCCACATCATGTCCTTGGAGATTTAGCCAAAAAATATGGTCCACTTATGCACCTTCAACTAGGTGAAGTTTCTGTAGTTTCTGTTACTTCTCCTGAGATGGCAAAAGAAGTACTAAAAACTCATGACCTCGCTTTTGCATCTAGGCCGTTACTTTTGGCAGCCAAAATTGTCTGCTATAATGGGACAGACATTGTCTTTTCCCCCTATGGCGATTATTGGAGACAAATGCGTAAAATTTGTCTCTTGGAATTGCTCAGTGCCAAAAATGTTAGGTCATTCAGCTCAGTCAGACGAGATGAAGTTTTCCATATGATTGAATTTTTTCGATCATCTTCTGGTAAGCCAGTTAATGTATCAAAAAGGATTTCTCTATTCACAACCTCTATGACATGTAGATCAGCCTTTGGACAAGAATACAAGGAGCAAGACGAATTCGCACAACTAGTAAAAAAAGTGTCAAGCTTAATGGAAGGGTTTGATGTTGCTGATATATTCCCTTCATTGAAGTTTCTTCATGTGCTCAGTGGAATGAAGGCTAAAGTTATGGATGCACACCATGAGTTAGATGCCATTCTTGAAAAAATTATCAATGAGCACAAGAAAATTGCAACTGGAAAGAATAATAATGAATTAGGAGGTGAAGGATTAATTGACGTACTGCTAAGACTTATGAAAGAGGGAGGCCTTCAATTCCCGATCACCAACGACAACATCAAAGCTATTATTTTT GACATGTTTGGTGCGGGAACGGAAACTTCATCAACCACAATTGACTGGGCCATGGTCGAAATGATAAAGAATCCAAGTGTATTCGCTAAAGCTCAAGCAGAGGTAAGAGAAGCCTTCAGAGAGAAAGAAACTTTTGATGAAAATGATGTCGAGGAGTTGAAATACTTAAAATTGGTTATCAAAGAAACTTTCAGACTCCATCCTCCATTTCCCCTTTTGCTCCCAAGAGAATCTAGAGAAGAAACAGATATAAACGGCTACACTAttccttttaaaacaaaacttATGGTTAACGTTTGGGCTATTGGAAGAGATCCAAAATATTGGGATGACGTGGAAAGTTTTAAGCCAGAGAGATTTGAGCACAACTCTATGGATTTTATTGGTAATAATTTTGAATATCTTCCCTTTGGTAGTGGAAGGAGAATGTGCCCTGGGATATCATTTGGTTTGGCTAATGTTTATTTGCCACTAGCTCAATTGTTATATCATTTTGATTGGAAACTCCCTACTGGAATCAATTCAAGTGACTTGGACATGACTGAGTCGTCAGGAGTAACTTGTGCTAGAAAGAGTGATTTATACTTGACTGCTACTCCATATCAACTTTCTCAAGAGTGA